The sequence below is a genomic window from Actinokineospora baliensis.
GCTACGTGGCCCGGTTCGACCCGATCACCACCGCGGACGTGGAGGTCGTGGTGAAGGCGGTGGGGCCGACCCTGCAGCGCTACCTCACCGGTCCGCTGGACTGACGTCCAGCAGCGGCTTGGCGTCGAAGCAGGTGCGGTCGCCGGTGTGGCAGGCGCCGCCGGTCTGCTCGACCACCAGCAGCACGGTGTCGCCGTCGCAGTCGAGGCGGACGTCGTGCACGGTCTGGGTGTTGCCGGAGGTGGCGCCCTTGACCCACAGCTCACCGCGGCTGCGGGAGAAGTAGGTGGCCTGGCGGGTGGTCAGCGTCAGGTGCAGCGCCTCGTCGTTCATCCACGCCACCATCAGGACCTCACCGGTCCCCCGCTGCTGCGCCACCGCGCACACCAAGCCGTCCGCGGTGCGCTTGAGCAGCCCCGCGATCGCCGGGTCAAGACTGGTCACCGGTCACCTTCCCCATGAAGACCCGCGCCGGGCGGGTCAGCACCAACACGGCCGCGTACACGTGCGCCGCGGCCAACACCCCCGAGCCGATCCGGATCCACAGCGGCACCGGGCTCAACGCGATCGCGGCGTGCGCGACGGCCGCGAGCCCGGCGAACACCAGCACCGGGGTGGCGAACTTGCCCGCGAACACGCTCGCGCCCGCCAGCACCCCGATGACGCCGAGCAGCAGCGGGAAGGTCAGCGCACCGGAGTCACCGCGCGCCACGCCGAGACCGACGAACGCGAGCGCGGCGCCGACCAGCAGCAGGCTCGCGACCTTGACCTCGAGCGGGCGGGTCACCTGACCTCGACCCCGGCGCCGCGCAGCGCGTCCTTCACCTCGCCGATGCGCAACTGTCCGAAGTGGAACACGCTGGCGGCCAGCACCGCGTCGGCGCCCTCGGCCACCGCGGGCGGGAAGTGCGCCAGGTCCCCCGCGCCGCCGCTGGCGATCAGCGGGACGTCCACCCTGGCCCGGACCAGGCGGATCAGCTCGAGGTCGAACCCGGCCTTGGTGCCGTCGGCGTCCATCGAGTTGAGCAGGATCTCCCCGACGCCCAGCTCCTGGCCCCTCTCGGCCCACTCGACGGCGTCGATCCCGGTGCCGCGGCGCCCGCCGTGCGTGGTGACCTCGAACCCGGACGGGGTCGGCTGGGCCCCCTCCGGCACCCGGCGGGCGTCGACCGACAGCACGACGCACTGGGCGCCGTAGCGGCGGGAGGCCTCGCCGAGGAACTCGGGGCGGGCGATGGCGGCGGTGTTGATGCCGACCTTGTCCGCGCCCGCGCGCAACAGCCGGTCGATGTCCTCGACGGTGCGCACGCCGCCGCCGACGGTCAGCGGGATGAACACCTGCTCCGCGGTCCGGCGCACCACGTCCAGCGTGGTCTCCCGGTCCGAAGAGGACGCCGTGACGTCCAGGAAGGTCAGCTCATCGGCCCCTTCGGCGTCGTAGGCCGCCGCGAGCTCGACCGGGTCCCCGGCGTCGACGAGGTCGGTGAAGTTGACCCCCTTCACCACCCGCCCAGCATCGACGTCGAGGCAGGGGATCACACGGACCGCTACTGGCATGCCCCCGAGCCTACGTGCCCGCGATACTGGACCAAGAGACCGGGCGAGGGGGTGCGGAGTGACCAAGAGCGGCCGACGGCCCGGCCCCACCGAGACCCGCGCGCACATCCTCGCCGCCGCCCGTGCCCAGTTCGCCGCCCACGGCTACCAGGGCGCCACTATCCGCGCGATAGCCGCGGCGGCCGGCGTCACCCCGGCGCTGGTGCACCACTTCTTCGGCAGCAAGGACCGCGTTTTCTCGGCTGCATTGGACCTACCGATCAACCCAGACCTGATCGTCGCCACCCTGCTCGAAGGCCCCCGAGACCAGATCCCCGAACGCCTGGTCCGCCTGTTCTTGGGTCTGTGGTCGGCCCCGGAGTCGTCGAAGCCCCTGCACGCCCTGATCCGCTCGGTGTCCACCAGCGAGGCGGCGGCAATGATGTTCCGCCAGTTCCTGGAGCGGGCCATGCTCACCAAAATCACCCAAGCCCTCGGCGTCCCCCACCTCAACGCCACCGCCGCGGCCTCCCAACTGGTCGGCATGGCCCTGGTCCGCTACGTGGTGAAGGTCGAACCCCTGGCCTCCGCCACGGACGAGGAAGTAGTCACCCTCCTCTCCCCCGTTCTCCGCCTCTACCTACTCCCCTAGAGCCCCAACCAGCCCGTCCGCGACAGACAGCACATCAGCAGCCCGATCAGTCCCAGCTCCCCCGCGTTCACCTCAAGCTCCAGCTCCCAGCACGCCGCCGGGCGAGCCAGTCCCCGCTTCCCGCACTCCCCCAACTCCCCGCGTTTCCCCTAGTGCCTAGCTCCCCGCCCGCCACCGAGCGAAGCGGTCCGCGATCTCGGTGGCCTGGTCGAGCATGGTCTTGGCGCTGATGCGGACCTCCTCCAACTCCAGGTCCCGGTCCACCATCGCCGCTGATCGGCCGTCCGGGCCCCGCCACCGGCTCTGCGTCTTCTTCTCCAGCGACACCGCCTTGCGCAGTTGGGCGACCGCTCGGTGGTCACCTCGGGCCAGGTCGCGCCGGATCGGGATGAGCAGGACGAGGAACCGGTGGGCGGTTGTGCTGACGTCGAGGCGGGCCATTTCCAGGGCGTCTCGGGTGGGGGCGGCGAAGGTGGTGTCCATGTCGAAGGCGCCGAGGACCCGCTGGAGCGCGTCGGCGGCGGTGCCACCTGCGTCGAGGTCGGCGATGGCCGATTCCCAGGTCTCGATGGCGGCTCGCAGGTGGTCGAGGAACTGTTCGGGTGCCGGGTGGCCGCGCAGGGCGGTGGGGGCCAGTTCCTCGATCGGGGCTAAGTCGGCGGGCATCGGGGACCTCCGGTGGTGGGGGTGATCACGCTAGGACCTGGCACGCACCGGGTGAAGACCTTGACGCGGGAAACTCATCGCGCGCAGAATTAAACACATGGCCAATTCTGTTGTCACCGTCTCCGGGCTGCGGGTCGTCCGCGGTGGCCGGGACGTGCTGCGCGGCGTGGGGTTCGAGATCCCGCGCGGCTCGGTCACCGGGCTCCTCGGCCCCAGTGGCTGCGGCAAGACCACCCTGATGCGCGCGATCGTGGGCGTGCAACTGATCGCCGAGGGCACCGTCGAGGTGCTGGGCAGGCCCGCGGGCCACCCGGACCTGCGCTCCCGCATCGGCTACGCCACCCAGAACCCCGCCGTCTACGCGGACCTGACCGTCGCCGAGTGCCTGCGCTACTTCGCCGCCGTCCTCGGCGCCCCCGCGGCCGACGTCGACCGGGTGCTCGCCGAGGTGGACCTCGCCGACCGGGGCGGCCAGCTGGTCGGCAGCCTCTCCGGTGGGCAGCGCGGGCGCGCGAGCCTGGCGGTGGCCCTGCTCGGCTCCCCCGAATTGCTGGTGCTCGACGAGCCGACGGTGGGTCTGGACCCGGTGCTGCGCGAGGACCTGTGGGACCTGTTCCACCGGCTCGCCGCCGCCGGGACGGCGTTGGTGGTCTCCAGCCACGTCATGGACGAGGCCGCGCGCTGCGACCGGCTGCTGTTCCTGCGCGAGGGCGTGGTCCTGGCCGACGACACCCCCGACGGTCTGCGGGCCGAGACCGGGCAGGCGGACCTGGAGCAGGCGTTCCTGCGGTTGGCGAGGGCGGCGGCATGAGGGCGACCGTGACGGCGCGGCGGGTGCTGACCCAACTGCGCCACGACCCGCGCACCATCGTGATGCTGCTGCTGGTGCCGACCCTGCTGATCACCCTGCTGCGGTTCGTCTTCAACGACGAGCACGCCTTCAGCCGCACGGCGCCCGCGCTGCTCGGCGTCTTCCCGTTCGTGATCATGTTCCTGGTCGCGTCGGTGACCACGCTGCGCGAGCGCACCACCGCCACCCTCGAGCGGCTGATGACCCTGCCGATGGGCAAGCTGGACCTGATCCTGGGCTACGCCATCGCGTTCGGCCTCATCGCCGCGGCACAGGTCGGGGTCGCGACGGCGGTCAGCGTGCTGTGGCTGGGGCTCGACGTGGTCGGTTCGGTGTGGACACTGCTGCTGATCGCCGTGCTCGACGCGCTGCTCGGCATGGCACTGGGCCTGTTCGTCAGCGCGTTCGCGACCAGCGAGTTCCAGGCGATCCAGTTCATGCCACTGTTCGTGCTGCCCCAGTTCCTGCTGTGCGGGTTGCTGCAGCCGCGCGAACGGATGGGCTGGTTGCTGAACTGGCTCTCGGACGTGATGCCGCTGTCCTACGCGGTCGACGCGCTCAGCCACGTCACCCGCTCCGCCGAGTTCACCGGGGCGCTGGCGGTGGACCTGGCCGTGGTGACCGGGTGCGTGCTCGCGGCGCTGGCGCTCGGCGCGGCGACGCTGCGCCACAGGAGCGCCTGAACGGCAGCCCTGAACGGCAATAAGGTAGGCCGATCAGCGGATTCCGGTGTGTCCGGTTCGCCGCCTACCGTCGGGTGTTGTCCTCTCGGGGAAGGCGGCTCCCATGCGGTTGCTGGCGGCGCTGTGCGCTGGGCTGTTCATCGTCCTCACCGCGCCGACGGCGTCGGCGGGGCAGGTCCTGGTCGGCGGCGACCGGGTGGTGATCGGCGGCAAGGTCTGCGTGATCGGGTTCAACGCCCGCACCACCGCGGGCGCCCGCAAGATCATCACCACCGGTGCGTGCGCGGGCACCACGAGCCCGGTCGGCGTGGTCGACGCGCCACCGGACTCGACGTCGACACCGTTGGTGCGCACCGGTCCCGCGTCGACGACCGTGGTGAAGGGCGCGACCGAGGCCGCGATCGGCGCGCAGGTGTGCCGCTACGGCCCGACCACCGGGTGGCGCTGCGGAACCGTGCAGGCCAAGAACCAGACGGTCAACTACCCCGGCGGGACGGTCACCGGTCTCACCAGGACGAGCATGTGCGTCGAGCCGGGTGACGCGGGTGCCCCGGTGCTGGCGGGCGGCCAGGCGCAGGGCGTGGTCGTCGGCGGCTCCGGCAACTGCTCTGCCGGTGGCACCAGCTACTTCATGCCGATCCGCCAGGTGCTGAGCGCCTATGGTCTGGTCCTCTACACCGGGTGATCGCCTACGATCCGGTCCCGAGTGGAGACACGAGATCATTCGGGGGCAGTCATGGGTCGTCCAGGTAGGTTAGCCGCGCTCGCGGTCGGGGTGCTGGCGTTGGTGTCCGGCTGCACCCAAGTGGTCGCACCACCGCCGCACCGCGCCAAACCGGTGCCGAACTACAAGCCAGCGCCGGTGGACGTGAAGAAGATCCTCGGTGACCTCCCGACGTTGGACCCGTGCTCGCTGATCGACCCGGCGGACTTCGGCGGCGGGAAGATCATCGGCTCCGGGTCGTGGGACGAGTGCCCGCTGACGCTGCCGACCGGGACCGGCCAGGTGACGGTGACCGTCGGCGCGATCGACAAGGTCGAGGCGTTCGCCGCGGTGTCCACGCCGGAGGAGAAGGACGGCTTCACCACGTCGGTCTACTCCAGCCCGATGGCCCCGTGCGGCAGGCTGCTGCACCTCGGCGACGGCACCGCGTTGTCGGTGCACGTGCTGCGGCCGGGCGAGGGCAGCGGAACCGTGGTGTGCCCGCAGATCGCCACCGGTTTCGACAAGATGTTGCAGCGCTTGCGGAAGAACCCGAAGGTGGTCAAGCACAGCACTTTCGCGCCCGGCTCGATGGCGGCGTTGGATCCGTGCGTGGTCATACCGCCCGCGGCGGTCGCCGCGTTCCCGACCCGGAAGTCCTGGCCCGCCAAGCACACCTGCGAGTGGTCGGACTCCGCGCAGAGCACGGCACGCGTGATCTTCGGGCTCACCTCGCCGTCGCTGCACACCCCGTTCCCGATGATCACGGTGGCGGGCAGGCAAACCGAGAAGTTCGACATCCCCAGCGGCAACGACTCGATCTGCATCCTGTCGACGAACGGGCGCCCGGCCGGGCGGACCGACGGCCAGGTGGAGAGCGCCTCGCTCGCGCTCACCCTGCGCGGCACCCGCGACACCGCCGCCACCTGCGCCCAGGCCGTCCAGATGGCCGAGCAGATGTGGCCGGTGGTGCCGCCCGCGTAACCCGGGCAGGCGGCACCACCGGTGATCAGGCGACCGGACCGGAGACCGACTTCACCTTCTGCGACCCGTCGGCGGTGGCCAACGACTTGGCGTACTTCACGGTGGAGGTCGGGCTGAGCCGATCGGCCACGTAGTACCAGTCGGTCTGCACGCGCTGCGGGTTGACGTCGACGACCGAGTAGCCGTGCGAGTCCAGTTCCACGTAGCGCACGTGCAGGTTGCCGACCTGCAGCGCGGCCTCCGCGGCGACCGACAGGGTGCGCGGGTCGACCTTGAGCAGGTCGTCGATGTTGTCGCTGGTGACCGAGGTGGTGACGAACTCGGTGGCCACGGAGTTGCCGTTCCACCAGTAGCTCGACCGGTCGATCGGCACGTCGGCGCCCCAGGAGGAGTGGATGTCGCCGGTGAGGAACACGGTGTTCTTGACCCGGTTGTCGCGCAGGTGCCCGAGCAACTCCTGGCGGTCGGCGGTGTAGCCGTCCCAGGCGTCGGCGTTGGCGGCGACGCTGCCGACCGGCAGGCCGAGCAGCGAACCGAGCGACTCCAGGAACTTCGACTCGACGGTGCCCAGCGAGATCGGGGTGATCATCACCGAGTTGCCGACCAGCTTCCACTTGGCGTCGGTGCCCGAGAGCCCGCTCTTGAGCCAGGCCATCTGCGGGTCGCCGGTGATGGTGCGGTTCGGGTCGCCGGGGTCGCCGTTGGACGGGGTGGTCTGCTTGGAGCGGTAGCTGCGCAGGTCCAAAAGGGACAGTTCGGCGAGGCGGCCCCAGCGGAAACGGCGGTAGATCTCGCCGCCCGCGCCTTGGCGGACCGGCATCCACTCGAAGTACGCCTGCCGGGCGGCGGCTTTGCGCGCGTTCCAGTCGCCCTCGTTGGGCTGGTGGTTCTCCGCGCCACCGGACCAGGTGTCGTTGGCGTACTCGTGGTCGTCCCAGGTGATGAACCAGGGCTGGGCCGCGTGCAGCGCCTGCAGGTCCGGGTCGGTCTTGTACTGGGCGTGCCTGCGGCGGTAGTCCGACAGGGTCAGCATCTCGTTGGCAGGCACGTGCGGGCGGATCGTCACGCCACGCGCACCGTAGCCGCCCGCTTGGTACTCGTAGAGGTAGTCGCCGACGTGCAGCACGCCGTCGAGGTCGGCGCGGGCGGCGAGGTGGCGGT
It includes:
- a CDS encoding ABC transporter permease gives rise to the protein MRATVTARRVLTQLRHDPRTIVMLLLVPTLLITLLRFVFNDEHAFSRTAPALLGVFPFVIMFLVASVTTLRERTTATLERLMTLPMGKLDLILGYAIAFGLIAAAQVGVATAVSVLWLGLDVVGSVWTLLLIAVLDALLGMALGLFVSAFATSEFQAIQFMPLFVLPQFLLCGLLQPRERMGWLLNWLSDVMPLSYAVDALSHVTRSAEFTGALAVDLAVVTGCVLAALALGAATLRHRSA
- the hisF gene encoding imidazole glycerol phosphate synthase subunit HisF, with the translated sequence MPVAVRVIPCLDVDAGRVVKGVNFTDLVDAGDPVELAAAYDAEGADELTFLDVTASSSDRETTLDVVRRTAEQVFIPLTVGGGVRTVEDIDRLLRAGADKVGINTAAIARPEFLGEASRRYGAQCVVLSVDARRVPEGAQPTPSGFEVTTHGGRRGTGIDAVEWAERGQELGVGEILLNSMDADGTKAGFDLELIRLVRARVDVPLIASGGAGDLAHFPPAVAEGADAVLAASVFHFGQLRIGEVKDALRGAGVEVR
- the hisI gene encoding phosphoribosyl-AMP cyclohydrolase, which encodes MTSLDPAIAGLLKRTADGLVCAVAQQRGTGEVLMVAWMNDEALHLTLTTRQATYFSRSRGELWVKGATSGNTQTVHDVRLDCDGDTVLLVVEQTGGACHTGDRTCFDAKPLLDVSPADR
- a CDS encoding ABC transporter ATP-binding protein — its product is MANSVVTVSGLRVVRGGRDVLRGVGFEIPRGSVTGLLGPSGCGKTTLMRAIVGVQLIAEGTVEVLGRPAGHPDLRSRIGYATQNPAVYADLTVAECLRYFAAVLGAPAADVDRVLAEVDLADRGGQLVGSLSGGQRGRASLAVALLGSPELLVLDEPTVGLDPVLREDLWDLFHRLAAAGTALVVSSHVMDEAARCDRLLFLREGVVLADDTPDGLRAETGQADLEQAFLRLARAAA
- a CDS encoding TetR/AcrR family transcriptional regulator, producing the protein MTKSGRRPGPTETRAHILAAARAQFAAHGYQGATIRAIAAAAGVTPALVHHFFGSKDRVFSAALDLPINPDLIVATLLEGPRDQIPERLVRLFLGLWSAPESSKPLHALIRSVSTSEAAAMMFRQFLERAMLTKITQALGVPHLNATAAASQLVGMALVRYVVKVEPLASATDEEVVTLLSPVLRLYLLP
- a CDS encoding alkaline phosphatase D family protein → MTPTEPTTSPNRRVFLKSSAIAGGALFIPAALAGTASAAAVPQFAHGVASGDPLPDGVLLWTRVTPTPEATPGSGLGPTVEVRWEVATDAAFTGVVQSGAATTGPDRDHTVKVAAAGLAPGTAYYFRFSLDGVRSATGRTRTAPAANADVSKLRLGLVSCSNWQAGYFSAYRHLAARADLDGVLHVGDYLYEYQAGGYGARGVTIRPHVPANEMLTLSDYRRRHAQYKTDPDLQALHAAQPWFITWDDHEYANDTWSGGAENHQPNEGDWNARKAAARQAYFEWMPVRQGAGGEIYRRFRWGRLAELSLLDLRSYRSKQTTPSNGDPGDPNRTITGDPQMAWLKSGLSGTDAKWKLVGNSVMITPISLGTVESKFLESLGSLLGLPVGSVAANADAWDGYTADRQELLGHLRDNRVKNTVFLTGDIHSSWGADVPIDRSSYWWNGNSVATEFVTTSVTSDNIDDLLKVDPRTLSVAAEAALQVGNLHVRYVELDSHGYSVVDVNPQRVQTDWYYVADRLSPTSTVKYAKSLATADGSQKVKSVSGPVA
- a CDS encoding S1 family peptidase; amino-acid sequence: MRLLAALCAGLFIVLTAPTASAGQVLVGGDRVVIGGKVCVIGFNARTTAGARKIITTGACAGTTSPVGVVDAPPDSTSTPLVRTGPASTTVVKGATEAAIGAQVCRYGPTTGWRCGTVQAKNQTVNYPGGTVTGLTRTSMCVEPGDAGAPVLAGGQAQGVVVGGSGNCSAGGTSYFMPIRQVLSAYGLVLYTG